A stretch of the Chlorobiota bacterium genome encodes the following:
- the hutH gene encoding histidine ammonia-lyase: MQLIINGNDLTIEQVYNVANNNSIKIVLSDTSVTAMNLSRRVVENWVSENKVIYGVTTGFGEFANVSINSDKLSDLQVNLIRSHSAGAGDPIPKNIMRAMMLLRINALAKGFSGIRVQTVQTLIDMLNNDIIPSAPMQGSVGSSGDLVQLSHLVLAAMGEGKVWLGNEIVPSLIVLKKHNIEPIKLEAKEGLALINGTQMMTSFGCIAVHLANRFTKSADVISALSLDALKGTDKAFDERLHALRPHTGQNIVAKNMRELLADSEIRESHRQIDDRVQDAYSLRCIPQIHGASRDTLTHVNNVLTIEINSVTDNPIIFPNEGDHVEGGNFHGQPVALIMDFLAIACAELANVSERRTERLVNGTLSRLPRFLTQNGGLNSGYMIAQYTSASIVSENKVLCHPASVDSIPTSANQEDHNSMGSIAAQKALKVVCNLNKVLAIELICATQGIDFHQPLNTSKKLKPVHNLVRSKIPHLENDRVIFDDISIAEQLINSGELLEVVDVN; this comes from the coding sequence ATGCAATTAATTATTAATGGGAATGATTTGACAATAGAACAAGTTTACAATGTTGCAAACAACAATTCTATTAAAATCGTATTATCAGATACTTCTGTAACAGCCATGAATTTGTCTAGAAGAGTAGTTGAAAATTGGGTATCAGAAAATAAAGTTATATATGGAGTAACCACTGGTTTTGGAGAATTTGCGAATGTATCAATAAATTCAGATAAATTATCAGACTTACAAGTAAACCTTATTAGAAGTCATTCAGCGGGAGCTGGCGACCCAATTCCTAAGAATATTATGAGGGCAATGATGTTATTGCGAATCAATGCATTGGCAAAAGGGTTTAGTGGAATTAGAGTACAAACAGTTCAAACTCTAATTGATATGTTAAATAATGACATAATACCATCTGCTCCAATGCAAGGTTCTGTAGGTTCATCTGGAGATTTAGTTCAACTTTCACATTTAGTTCTTGCAGCAATGGGTGAAGGAAAAGTTTGGTTAGGTAACGAAATTGTTCCTTCTTTAATTGTGTTAAAGAAACATAATATTGAACCAATAAAACTTGAAGCAAAAGAAGGTTTAGCCTTAATTAATGGAACTCAAATGATGACTTCCTTTGGTTGTATTGCTGTGCATTTAGCTAACAGATTTACAAAATCAGCAGATGTTATTTCTGCTTTGTCACTTGATGCTCTCAAAGGTACAGATAAAGCTTTTGATGAACGTTTACATGCTTTAAGACCGCATACAGGACAAAATATTGTTGCAAAAAATATGAGGGAATTGTTAGCTGATTCTGAAATTCGTGAATCACATCGACAAATTGATGATAGAGTTCAAGATGCATATTCTTTAAGATGTATACCACAAATTCATGGTGCTAGCAGAGACACTCTAACCCATGTAAATAATGTTCTAACAATTGAAATTAACTCAGTAACTGATAATCCAATTATTTTTCCAAATGAAGGAGATCATGTTGAAGGTGGTAACTTTCACGGTCAGCCAGTTGCATTGATAATGGATTTTCTTGCTATTGCTTGTGCAGAACTTGCTAACGTTTCTGAAAGAAGAACTGAAAGATTAGTTAATGGTACACTTAGCAGATTACCAAGATTTCTCACTCAAAATGGAGGGCTTAATAGTGGTTACATGATTGCACAATATACATCTGCTTCTATTGTTAGTGAAAATAAAGTGCTTTGTCACCCCGCTTCAGTTGATTCTATACCAACAAGTGCCAATCAAGAAGACCATAATTCAATGGGTTCTATTGCAGCTCAAAAAGCTTTGAAAGTTGTTTGTAATTTGAATAAAGTTCTTGCAATAGAGTTGATTTGTGCTACACAAGGTATTGATTTTCATCAACCATTAAATACAAGTAAGAAATTAAAACCAGTTCATAATTTGGTTAGATCTAAAATTCCTCATTTGGAAAATGATAGAGTTATATTTGATGATATAAGTATTGCTGAACAATTAATAAATTCAGGAGAGTTACTGGAAGTTGTTGATGTTAATTAA
- a CDS encoding riboflavin synthase, which produces MFTGLVEETGEILDIINYSNSRKFKIKAHLVMEDLSIKDSISVDGCCQTIVQLDENSFEVLSIEETLSKTILGDYRIGENVNLERAMVAGQRLGGHFVQGHVDCYGVINSIENKDNSWNIWIEFPIEFSQLVIPVGSICINGVSLTTARIDGNKCMVSIIPYTYDVTNIKELKVNSKVNIEFDMLGKYMKKIVETRIDQ; this is translated from the coding sequence ATGTTTACAGGATTAGTTGAAGAGACTGGAGAGATTTTAGATATTATAAATTATAGTAATAGCAGGAAATTCAAAATCAAAGCACATTTGGTTATGGAAGATCTATCGATTAAGGATTCAATTTCAGTTGATGGTTGTTGCCAAACTATTGTTCAATTAGATGAAAATAGTTTTGAAGTTCTAAGCATTGAAGAGACATTAAGTAAAACAATATTAGGTGATTATAGAATAGGTGAGAACGTGAATTTAGAAAGGGCAATGGTAGCAGGGCAAAGGCTTGGTGGTCATTTTGTTCAAGGACATGTTGATTGTTATGGAGTAATAAATTCTATAGAAAACAAAGATAACTCATGGAATATTTGGATTGAATTTCCAATTGAGTTTTCACAATTAGTTATTCCAGTTGGATCAATTTGTATTAATGGAGTTTCCTTAACAACAGCAAGAATTGATGGGAATAAATGTATGGTTTCAATAATCCCATATACTTATGATGTAACTAATATTAAAGAATTAAAAGTTAATTCTAAAGTGAATATTGAGTTTGATATGTTAGGAAAATATATGAAAAAAATTGTTGAAACTAGAATTGATCAATAA
- a CDS encoding LD-carboxypeptidase, with the protein MKEEFIKPKKIKKGECIGIVSPSSPQKDETRLLNGVKYFESLGYNVILGKNVFNRYGYLAGSDLERASDINDMINNPLVKMIIAGRGGYGVTRILDKIDYKSLRKNPKIIIGFSDITALNFAISKKCKLVNFTGAMPGVDFWDLENIPTMTEDYFWRCITSTKPLGVIKQNIEMKTRKKGETIGKLFAGNLTLIASICGSKYFPNLKNQLLLIEEIGEEPYRVDRLLSQLFNSNHLKNLSGLLLGEFTDAKPLKISVESLSIDDVINHYANKFNLPCISNVEYGHIYPKLTLPIGVKSSLNATKCIFSILENSVE; encoded by the coding sequence ATGAAAGAAGAATTTATTAAACCAAAAAAAATTAAAAAAGGAGAATGTATTGGAATAGTTTCACCTAGTTCACCACAGAAAGACGAAACTAGATTGTTAAATGGTGTAAAATATTTTGAATCGCTTGGATACAATGTTATTTTAGGTAAAAATGTATTTAATAGATATGGTTACTTAGCAGGAAGCGATTTAGAAAGAGCTTCTGATATTAATGACATGATTAATAATCCTTTGGTAAAGATGATAATTGCTGGAAGAGGGGGATATGGAGTTACTAGAATTTTAGATAAAATTGATTATAAATCTTTAAGAAAAAATCCAAAAATAATAATTGGTTTTAGTGATATTACAGCATTAAATTTTGCAATTTCAAAAAAATGTAAATTAGTAAATTTTACTGGAGCAATGCCAGGAGTTGACTTTTGGGATTTAGAAAATATACCAACAATGACTGAAGATTATTTTTGGAGGTGTATAACATCAACAAAGCCACTTGGTGTTATCAAACAAAATATTGAAATGAAAACGAGAAAAAAAGGTGAAACCATTGGCAAACTATTTGCAGGAAATCTTACTTTAATTGCTTCAATTTGTGGTTCAAAATATTTTCCCAATTTGAAAAATCAATTGTTATTAATTGAAGAAATAGGTGAAGAACCATATAGAGTTGATCGATTACTTTCACAATTATTCAATTCTAATCATCTAAAAAATTTATCAGGATTATTATTAGGTGAGTTTACTGATGCAAAACCTTTGAAGATTTCAGTAGAGTCTTTAAGCATTGATGATGTAATAAATCATTATGCAAATAAATTCAATTTACCATGTATTTCAAATGTTGAATATGGACATATTTACCCTAAACTAACATTGCCAATTGGAGTCAAATCAAGTTTAAATGCAACTAAATGCATATTCTCAATTTTAGAGAATAGTGTTGAATAG